The nucleotide window ttgacattggccatctcttcaaaaggttttatagagggtttgacaCAGACATCCTAACTTGGCTGCCATATGTCAAGGATGAAGATAATGAgttgatcttcccattcaaattttgatttgaatcaggctgcttgGATGAAACGGTGGCTGCAATCTTTAATTTCTTTATCAAGCCCTGTGCCCTTCCAACCAAATTTTGTCATGGTCGCAGCAAAATGGCCATAGGCTCCTTCCtcccaggcaaccttccaacctatgaattCTACAACCCCTCATTTGTATCTCATCAGTTTGGTTTTGGCCAATTACCCCCTCAACTTttcttcaaggatatactgaGGCCAAGAGAGGATATTAGTGAAGTACTAGAAATCTCCAAAGTTTTCCAGCTAgggtcagatcttccttccctctacttgctggcctctccttgatggagattatgtgggctcGGCTTGAGGtaaggatcaaatgagaaggttgagatgaccctatccacttctaagcgggtcgggcgaaggccgctggggttcatctgtgttttctcccctagctctgttcgatGCGAGGCGGCTtcgagcccttcacgggctagcctttgaaccccggtcaaTTGGATTCCTGAGTTAGGGTTGGgcagctcgagcccccaagccctgttgAGCTTGgcaggggtcggccatgtttcatgcatcaccccatccacgatttctgcaaccggaggggctgagctaacgacacttgtcttgatggctcgagtgttgcgctctgcgagcttgctaacgggcatgtccgagtggaatctaggtctgttGTTCACtgatagggttggcatagccctcatgtggcattccactagtCCTTAACCTGCCTCTCGATTGATGCTCGAGTCATTCTAGAGAttgacttaggtggcccgctggcctctcctcgatggagattctatgggctcagctcgaggttaggatcaaacaagaaggtcgagatgtccctatccgcttctaagcAGGGTAGGgcaagggccactggggctcatctatgtttttctcccctagctctatttgacacgaggcagccttgagcccttcgccactcatattgaatgagacgactactgCTTTGTGACGCGAAATGAAGCGTTGTggtgcagcaattgcatatgcaatgcttggattatgggatgaatgtatggatgaatgtatggatgaatgtatggatgaatgtatgaatgaatgtatgaatgcatgcatgagaatggatcaatgaatgatcatgcactagaaaagtagaaatgggggttggtaaagttacttcgatggctcaagtgacgggttCAAGGAGCTTTTTACTGGATATGTCCATATGAGGAATGGGTCTGtcattcatgacggagttggcgtaacctgcatggggcattcTGCTTctccctacccatctctcggtagcaGCTCAAGTCAtccgatcaacttgggtgacctgtcggtctctccttgatggagattccattggtgggcCCCTACAAACCCTTCTAGGGAAGGTAGAGGCTAAATCTCAGGGTGCtaggacaaaaactctgatcacactagtgagcaaaaatgttgtagccactggggcatgggtttcttacggtccgatcagttttactcagagtttgtttccacacaccttgcctctaggttttagcgtgagaaagaggttgggcatagagaatgtctaccgaataaaCACTCTTGCCAagccccgagtgaggcccaaccccttgttgttgctagggtcaggggctcgatagcaaaattaataagagaaaacatgcataaattaagggtgactAGTCTCTCAGCAGCGGCCCAAACCGTCTGATCGACATGGGTCACCCgctagcataggacttaccttgatggcatgagtgatgggtttagggagctcttactagatatgttcgagtggaatctgggtccatcgttcgtgatggagtcggcataacccacaAGGGGCATCCTACTTcaccttacccatctctcggtagcgaCCAAGCCATCCAATAGACTTGTGTGACCCACTAACATATGACTTACctgcggagatagaggatgaggtcATCccccaagaatttagttaggcagatgagCCAGACGGTGAACTCATAACAAGTGAACAAGCTCTtagattttgttatggccaaacaaatttttagcccttctccccttttcatataaaaaggttagtgtgttCTGACACTTTCCATCATTGAGGCCGCAAAGCTCAGGGTgcaggtgaacaaactctgatcatgctagtgagcaaaggtgccatagccactagggcgtaggtttcttgcagtccgactagttttactcagagtttgttctcgcaagcctagcttctaggtctcgttgtgagagagggtcaggcacgaagaatgtttgctaggtggatatactcttagatgcATACCGACTCTttctgtagttaaggctaaaaagctcgaggtgtgggaaaatctttgatcatgctggtgagcaaaaacatcgtagccacaaaggcgtaggtttcttgcagtccaaccagttttactctgTGTTTGTTTTTGCAACCCTTGTttctaggtctcaacgtgagaaagggtcaggcatagagaatgtctaccggatagatatgctcttattagcccccgagtaaggcccaaccccttgccgtCGCTggtgttgggtgtcactaaagattggggagtcgatagcgaaactaataagagaaagtgtgtgtatatttaagggtaaaagcaacgtagctgctcgatgttccacgaattgatgaagacttcaccgtcaatggtcttgagcttgtaggcacttggtcggagcacctccatgatgatgtACAGTCCCTCCCATGGCGAAGAGAGCTTGTggaggttcttgttgctctagacaaggtggaggactaggtccccgacattgaaggcctgaccccacactAAACGGCTGTGGTATCGACAcaacgcttgctggtatttggccaagtgaAGGAGGGCGACATcacatgcttcatctagctggtccatggcatctttgagggatgcctcagctccctattcGTTGTATGCCTTGACCCTTAGCTCTCCATAGTCGAGTTcagtcaggaggatagcctcagaaccataaaccatgaagaatggtttgtagccggtggcccgactAGGGGTtatcaggctctagagcaccgcaggaagttcctaggcttgaggcatcgtccaccaaacttgttcaatcggttgaagattctaggcttgaggccttataggaccatgtcattcacgcgctcgacctacccgttcgtgcGAGGGTGCACCATGGCAGCCCAATCGAtgtggatgtgatattcatcgcagaatcagaggaacttgtTTCTAGTGAACTgcatgccattgtccgtgatgatggagtttaggaCCCCAAAgaaatggatgatgtcaaggaagaatagtacggcttgctcgaacttgatcgtggagattggtcaagcctctacccactttataaacttgtctacggggatgagcaagtgcatatagccctcgggcaccctcttgagaggtccgaccagatcgagccccagaccatgaatagcCATGTGATGGGGAATGTCTGAAGTGCTTGGGACGGTAGGTGAGTCTACCaagcatagtactaacaccctttgtaggtgcgcaCAATATGTTTAGCATTGGCTACCACGGTCAGCTAGTAGAAGCCTTATTGGAACGCATTTccgactagggtcctaggtgtggcatggtgcccatagaccccaccatggatatcactcagcaactactTCCCTCGCTCGATGAGGATGCAGCGTTGTAGGATCTTggtgtggcttcacttgtagagctCACCcttaataaggacaaaggacttggcatgatgcaCGAGCCATAGAGCCTCTATCTTGTCTGTCGGTAGTGCCTCACAAAGGAGGTAGTCGAGCTAAGGCATCCTCTAGTCAGCTAGAGGGCCAGGCTCTATCGCTgcatcctcatcaagctccatgacctcggggtcggatgGAGCTAATGGCTAGTTAACCCCTGAGCCCAGGGCAGGTAGCCCACCACTAGCTTGTTTTGGCTCCTTGTAGTGGATCGAGGGCTTGTGCTGTTCATTAGCGAAGATGCCCATTGGCACTAGCTCTCGGCCGGATGCCACTTTTGCTAGTGCGTTGGCCACCTCGTTGAgacacctcaggatgtgattgagcttgaggccATCTAACGTGTCCTCTAGCTAGCGGACTTCTCAGCAATATGTAGCTATCTTAGCATTGTGGcagctcaactccttcatgacttggtcgatgaccaactaggAGTCACCCTAAATGTCGAGGCGttagatacccaactcgatggtgatgcataggtcgttgatgagtgcctcatactcagccacattgttggaggaggggaaatgaaggtgaaccatgtacctcatgcataccacGAGGGGTGAAATGAAGACCAGTCCTATGCCGACGTCTTTCTTCaatagcgatccatcaaagtacatcatctagtactcttggtcggtgaccgctggtggcatttggacctcggtccattctgcaatgaaatcagccagcacttgggacttgatagcCATCTGGGAGGCAtacaaaatgccttgacccatcagctcgagtgcccacttcgtgattcttcccatggcatcctggttttggatgacctcgccgaggggtaAGGACGCCACAACCATCatcggatgtgactcaaagtagtggcatagcttcctcttggcgatgaggacggcatacaggagcttctagatttgggggtagcgagtcttggaatcagacaagacttcactaatgaagtatacatgatgctgcactttgagggtgtgtccctcttcatcTCGCTCTACtaccaggtgaaagctctagtttggttttggtgaattgatgaaaccctaagtgctaacctagtttattaaagtgattaaaagataggtagcactattccaagtgatgaagcaactatgaagatcatgatgatggtgatgccatggtgatgatctagtgctaggacttggaaaaagaagaaagagaaaaacaaaaaactcaaggcaaaggtgaaattgataggagctttttagtttagtgatcgagacacttagcgagtgtgatcacatttaggatcgatagtcgtactattaagaggagtgaaactcggatcgaaatgcagttataaaagtgccactagatgctctaactcattgtatatgcatttaggatctagtggagtgctaacacccttgaaaacatttgtgaaaatatgctaacacatgtgcacaaggtgatacacttggtggttggcacatttggacaagggtggagaagttggtgaagtgaaggaggtgatagTCACTAAAAAATAGTGACCGAACACCGGTCACGTGGTTACCAGACTTGGGGGAGCAACGTTCGGTCATTTATAAAATCTATGTTGTGCTTGGGCTACTCTCAGCCTAAGACCGAACGtaggtgactggactctggctaaACACTATTTAGCATTCGGTCCTACTAACATGGTGGCACCCAGAGAAGAGGAGGTGGAGCGGATGCACCAACGCGTTCGGTCATGGtggaccagacgcatctggtcatgattttgcctctctagaaccttactggaaacgatcagactctagtgatggagcatccggtcactttaagCAGCGTGTTCAGTCACAACTTAACACGTGGCATGAAGCAAACTAGCCATTAAGATTAGGCGCTCAGCATTTCAGGCTGATGACATGTGGCGAGCATCGGGTGACCGAATGGTGGGGTCTTGCATCCGGTCAACCTGATCGGCGCGTGCGGTCAGCCCATGTTTCACTAGAcagaggagccaatggctctattcatgggggctttctatttaagccccatggctagctcaagctcactctattggccatttgcatttacatagcaaccttgtgagcttagccaaagccctcccactcatctccatcattgattcatcatctttgtgagattgggagtaaatccaagtgcattgcttgagtgtttgcatctagaggcacatgGTGTCCGTGTTTCattatgggattcacttgttactcttggtggttgctggcacctagatggcttggagcagcgatgatcgtcgagcagaggttggtgattgtctccggctctaatcatggtgattgtgaggggttcttgacatttccccaacagagagccaaaaggtactctagtaaattgctcatggcttgtgtgatcctcatcttgtgttggttgtgcgacacccaatagagggtttggcgtgtgatgccaattagcgcgtgaacctccaagtgagtgaatcaccacagtgaggactagcttgttggctagcaagtgaaccttggtaaaaaattattgtgtcatcatttgattccgaggtgattggtcttcattggtattcatttttgtgatcgattggttcattccttgactcagcggtataaccatcttgctctctccctttatattaccacaaactagttgtcaagctctttagtatagctagttgtgagagcttgttagtttggttagtgtggctctctagttagcctttgagagtatactaacttagtgtagtgacatagccattgtgtggatagagactatagaaactagaattgtggtaggtggcttgcatttttagtaggctagcgcaacactcgcttcaccttatatttgtctaaccagtttgctaagtattgttgtagaaaattttaataggctattcatccccctctagccattaggacctttcactagggcggcgctgaccacttgcatggtggccgcgaTGTAGAACAGAAGTGGTTCCCCATCAGTCGGgggaccaggatcggggcctttgttagaagctgcttgaccatgtcaattgcctcctaggcctcgggcgtccattcgaaaTGGTTGGCCTTCTTCAAGAGCCAATAgcgggggagacctcattcgctgagGCGTTAGATGAAGCGACTGAGCATGGTGAGACACCCCATAACTCATtgcaccccctttatgttctgaattaggcccatccttgtgatggccaagatcttctctgggttgactTCGATGCCACACTCAAAGATGATGAAACCcagtagcataccccttgggacctcaAAAACGCACTTCTTAGGGTTAAGCTTAATgttgtttgctcagagttttgtgaaggtctactcaaggtcagctatgacctggtctacccatttggacttaaccacgatgtcatccatgtaggcctcaacggttcacctGATGAGGCCACCgaaacatttgagcatacaacgctggtatgtggccctagcattctttagaccaaatgaCATTGTAGcatagcagaatgatctgaatggggtgataaaagatgtcatgagctggttagattctttcatcatgatttgatgatacctgaagtatgcatcaaggaagcaaagggtttcacaccctgtggttgagtcaactacttggtctatgcatggcaaaggaaacagatcctttggacacactttgttgagacccatgtagtcaacacacattctccatttcccactcttctttcatacaagaacaggattggctagccaCTCGAGGTGGTATATCTTCTTGATGAACCCAACCCCCAAAAGCCTCTCAATCTCCTCGTTGATGGCCCTATGCTTCCCCTCGTTGAAGcgatgcaggcgctgcttcaccgacttggagcctggcctaatctttaAGGCGTGATTagtgacttctctcagaatgtctagcatgtccaagggttttcacacaaagatatctctgttggtgctaaggaagtcgatgagcacgctttcctatttggaggaaagcatggtgccaatgcgcatCACTTTGCTCTtggagccactagggtctatgaggacctccttggcgccctccatAGCCTCAAAAGACCCAGCTGACCGCTTGGGGTTAggtgcttcttcgatgacctccttcctgatggctgcaagctccttggaggcaaTGATTGCCACGGTGTgttcgtagcactcgacctcacactcataggcgcgctggaaggaggtgccaatagTGATGACCCTACACggtcccagcatctttagctttagataggtgtagttggggatggccatgaactttgcatagcatggacatcctaggatggtgtggtaggttctgTGGAACCCGATCACCtaaaaggtaagggtctccaccTTGTAATTGGTTAGATCTCCAAAGGTgataggcagatcgatctacccaagtggcatggcttgctttctaggcatgatgccgtggaaaggcgctccaGTTGGTCAGATGCGTGATCGATCGATACCCACGGCGTCGAGTgttttggcatacatgatgttgaggccactacctccatccatcagtaccttagtGAGCCGCTTCATGTCGATGAAAGGTTATCTCCTTGGTTGTGGATACTCCTTGGTTGTGGGATGCTCTCCaagtggtcggtccgatcaaaggttattgCAGACTCCAACCATCGAAGGAAGGTAGGCACGACTGGCTTAGCCATATAGACCTCATGGCGCACAAGCTTCTAGCAGTGCTTAGAGTCATAGGCCGTCGACCCTCCGAAGATTATGAGGCAGCCATCAAGTGTTGGAaagtcatcgtcctcctcctcggtgTCGTTTGCGATCAGCTTGGGGTCCCCCCTATGCTCcctcttgttggagcctctagacaagaaccgcttcatgatgccatagtccttgtagagatgcttgACGAGGAAGGCATGGTTCAAGCATGGCGCTTCatgtagcttctcaaagtggtttggggtaccctcggtgggttTCTGTccccccttgcggtcggcagcggccatgagcgagccctcatgccactgcttgttcttcctcTTGCTAGGACAGTTGGAGGCAACTTTGCCAGCGTCCTTGTCctgcttcgccttgcccttgaggtggtCGAAGATCGCTTCGATCGCCTCCTCACTCGAGGCATAGCTAGTGGTGATGTTGCGGAagtccttggtggttcacgggcccatACGTCCCAGCTTATGGATTAATGACTTGTAGGTGGTcttagacaggaaagctcctatgatgttgATGTCGACGACgttaggcagctcattgcactaccaagAGAAGTGTtggatgtacccacaaagggtttctccatccttctatcggtagtttttgagataccatgggttcctaggatgcttgtatgtgccttagaagtttcccacgaagatctcttttaggtctgcccaactttaGATTCTATTGGGtagaaggtgctccaaccacatTCGTGTCGAATCAACCATGAACAATGAAAGGTTGTGGATAATAAAAttgtcattatctgctccaccggcttggcaagcaagccgataatcctcaagccacagtCTAGGGTTCGCTTCCCTAGAGTACTTTAGGATGTTGGTTGGCGGTCGGTACGGTGGtggaaggcggcgttgaggatgtgccaaccaaaggcctgaggtcttaGAAGGTCGGGGCTTGGGCTTTAGTCCTCGCTGCTGTCATAGCGTCCACCAtgacaagggtggtagccatggtcaGCCCCCTCCATCGCATTGCCATAGGGTATGTCGGTGGGCGTCAAGGACACATTATACTGGTTTGAGCAGAATGTCCCAACATCTAGTTCATCACTGCCGCTCATGTTACCATCACTgaaagtttgcagtaggggttacaaacgggcgagagagggatacatcccaagtctctagtgaaaggagtgaatAGGTGCTGAGAGATTGATTGCTGCTCAGTCGAGTGCTTATATCATGTTCTTATCAGTTCAGGGTAATTCAATCAGTTATCTGATGCCCCCATGGGATGTCAtgcattcccttttataggccaagggaaagcgtgggttacagcggaggaagggaggagaacaagagagagaagaagtcctttaggatcatcgggtcctccttctccttcatgcagtTCCCGCCGACCCTATAGATGTTAATAGGGACAGCTCCATGTCATAGTCCTATCCATCACTAGCACCATGCGTAGGAGTCACCTGCCAGTCATGAAATTCCATTATGTCGCAGCGGATGTCATGGTGAGCTGACGCATCTATCAGcgttcgtacgggggttaggcgGAACAGTGCTAGTGCACCCGATGctattcctgatgtgaatccctaggtatggcctatcatggccgcaggttacatcaaggcatgccggtctcttccttggtgttacagttttgacctaggcccatacgcttggacctagagtggttagcggtGGCATGGGACcccatcgggcgagatggagcccacacctgaggggttgggcgaggcgaagttcGTGGCCTCAGGGTTGGATGAGGCAGAGCCCATAGCCTtggtgtcaggcgaggcagagccctctcCTAAAGGTCGGGCAAGGTAGAGTTCACCATAGAggatgggcgaggcagagcccatagcctcggtgtcgagcgaggtggagtttGCCCCCAgatgtcaggcaaggcggagcccacgaccttagtgtcaggcgaggtggagccctctcctagaggtcaggcgaggcagagtttgcccctagagatcgggcgaggcagagcccatagcctcggtgtcaggcgaggtggagtcctctCCCAGAGGTTAGGTGGGGCGGAATTCTCCCCTAGATGTCAaatgaggcagagcccatggcctcggtgttgggcgaggcggagccctcttcTAGAGGTCGGGCTAGGCGGAGCTCACGGCcatagggtcgggtgaggcggagcccgtggcctcggtgtcgggcgaggcagagcccacccctagaggtcgggcgaggtggatctCATGGCCTCCTAGAGGTCGGGCTAGGCTGAGCCCTCTCCCAGAAGTCGGGCTaggtagagcccatggccttggggtcgggcgaggcagagcccgccctagaggtcgggcaaggcagagcccgcccccagagatcgggtgaggcggatctcatggccttggggtcaagcgaggcggagcccgcaacCTTGGTTTCAGGTGCGGCGAGGCCCACCTCAGGAGGTTAGGGCGAGGCAGGTCGCACAGCCTTAGGGTCGGCAAGGCAGAGCCCTCCCTCGGGGCCCACgtacctgggggtcggttggagctatagtcatgctcttgactgcttggagaaattaatgttgatgaccattagcccctcctctttgggtaccttaGTATTGGTCCCTATGGTCTGTATCATTGTACTCAATGCTCATTAGCCCCTCATCACTAGTTTTGGCACAATGTGCATGTTCTCATCTTTGAACATAGCTAGCGATTACCCCTACAATAATACCCCTACCTAGAGAGCAGTGGGCCACCTCTTGATTTGCGGTGAAtgacgctaggtaggggtgtgtgcttgatcccatggcgagccagatggacctcaaatcaacaatgcGTTCTCATCGttaatctcatggagatccatgtcaGTCTACGATGACGactcatcgctggctacaccagcccccgcgATAGCAGATCTGgtctcagaaccacctctgaggtcatcttcaccaacaactcaccgcccgctaggtgctcgccatcaacacataccagataacaccatacgtcaccgaccagactttctgtctaaagctaagtcatgttttaatattcttctaaatattctccaatctctgtatatcgccatgatgtttctccgagctgttttctccatgtttgctcccccaaacgattttccaaacccccaaatagtcctattgatgctcgaacacctctagagatggccctttctctagctcctccctacacgtgcacgagcgtctgccctctgtgttatgggtggttggcagtggctccttagcgacgcttgttcctcctacacgtgcacgggctccgcgttatggttaatacgctagctagggctggagactcagctacacactaactgttcgggcagtttatattaaatacatctttgctccaattgatcgccaagctacatacgctatttttttctctagagttcatatatttttacatcatgtactacccgttctacatgtttgtattgcaggatcattgtctaggtgatcggaccacctagtgcttggacttctccaccaatcaacgggttggaccgctaggttcatggacttcatcgccgaccagttgatcggactatttgctggttgcttctactcaatgctcacttcatcgccgactagttgaccagactgttcatcgctcatgcttcatcaccagctacaccgattactcctcggtgcttggattcttcgtgcttgaggactaagtgggcccACTTCACCACACGGATgtcaccagctacgccggggactcctcggtgctcagacctcaccagctacgccggggacttctcgctcctcggtgctcagacatcgccagtgacgctagggactcctcggtgctcggtcatcgccagcgacgctagggactccttgctcctcggtgcttggatatcACCAGCAATGCCTAGggctccttgctcctcagtgcttggtcaatgccagcgacgctgggaactcctcgctgctcgaacatcgccagctgcgccgaggactccttggtggtcggacatcgccagctacaccagggactccttggtgctcggacctcaccagcttcaccggggactcctcggtgctcggacattgccagcttcatcgaggactcctcggtgcttggacatcaccagtgatgccagggactcttcggtgctcggacgcCACCaacaacgtcggggactcctcgctcctcggtgctcggacatcaccagcgacattaggaactccttgctcctcggtgcttggtcatcaccagcgacgccggggactcctcgctcctcggtgctcggtcatcgctagcgacgctggggacACGGGCAGGTGGTGCTAAGGTAAAAAGAGGTGAGTGAGATTAGGAGCGAGATGTGGTCAGGACCTAGGGGTCAGTTGGGgctatagtcgcgctcttgactgctcggagaaattaatgttgatgaccattagcccctcctctttaGAGAAATTAATGTTGATgccaagctcgatagccca belongs to Miscanthus floridulus cultivar M001 chromosome 4, ASM1932011v1, whole genome shotgun sequence and includes:
- the LOC136548984 gene encoding uncharacterized protein, which encodes MAIPNYTYLKLKMLGPCRVITIGTSFQRAYECEVECYEHTVAIIASKELAAIRKEVIEEAPNPKRSAGSFEAMEGAKEVLIDPSGSKSKVMRIGTMLSSK